The genomic interval ATCGGCCTCGTTTCTTATGTTTGCTCCGCGTTTTGGTCAAGCTACGGACTGTGATGTAAACATACCAGTACTGCATACAGTGACCTGATCAGCTGACATGCGCTTAAATGACGGAGTGGATCTTCTCTGGTGAACTGGAAACGGACGCTCACGTGTTGACATACCTAGATACATTACAATAAAATCATCTTCAGAGAAATAGCAACATCATGGTCCTTCTTTGATTCATATTGCATGTTTAGCTTTACTAAAACAAGTCACAACATGATACTCGATGCCCTTAATGAACACCGCGGATTGTATAGTAAAGTCAAAGGGTCTTTCTGTACTTTGGAATTATGTTTGACGTGGCAGGCAAACAAAACGTAGGAGGCATACTATTTTACTGTAAATATGACTATTATGTGAATATATTATGGGTATATGTCTTCATCATTTAATCTAGAAattctaaaaaaagaaaaaaatgttatGGTCACACATAACCATAAATTGACGCTTATACTTGTGGTCCTTGTGGTCTCTGCTCGAATTTGCAGGTGACACTGGACAGGGACTGCGAGGCTGGGTTCGAGATGTTGCGGTGCCTGATCTGGCATTTGGCCACATCAGGGTTGTGTATCCCACGGCCCCCGCCAGGTATGCTACAACCGGTACCCCACCCCCACGAGCATGAAAGCTAATTTAGTTTAAACACTTTGATGATTTTAGTGACAACGCGAAAAGTTGATAGTCATTGCAATAAAGTTACTTTCTCCGGGTTTTGAATTGGGAAGCAATTTAAGTAACTATACGGTAATACCTGTATTTCAATAATACTGGGAAATAATTTCAACCATCATTCATCGCTACAGATTTTTCTATCGTCCCGGGATGCGGTCTGATTGGCCGGCCCTTATAATTATGTCGGTGTTGTACTGTTCTTTTCCCGTGGCGCTTGTGACCCCGCTCAGGCCGTACACGCCCATGAGGGGGGCGTTGTCCACCGTGTGGTTCGACCGCCACAAGATCTCCAGGGATTCTCCAGAACACCTGGAGTCAGTGAACGCCATGTGTGGCGCGCTGGGCCGAGTcattgaggaggaggtgaaggccGGGGTGCCCAAGCACAGGATGATAATAGGTAATCAGTGGATTTGTGTTGTCAATACAGAACGATGTGGGATAGGATTAGTTCAATTGTTTGCGTCATTGTGTAGTTAGTCAGCCGTGTATTGTTCCCTCTCCGTGTCTCTTtatttcctttcctccccttttgtTGAACTCCAATCTTGATCTCATACCCTTCTCTTGAGCTTGGTTTCATTTCATCTCTGAAATAGCATTTTCCCACTCGTGTTCCTGTCCTCCCTActacacgcacgcaggcacatgcgcgcacacacacgcaagccctattttgcacacacacacacacgcacacacccacgcgcaaccacacaatgacacacacacacacacacacacacacacacacacacacacacacacacacacacacacacacacacacacacacacacacacacacacacacacacactgtcaaacaTACCCTAATCCATTGTAGCCTTGGAGTTCTTGCCTCCCCTGTCTCATGATATAAAATGAAGAATGCAAGTCATCGGGTTACTGTGTGCTTTTATATGCTtccaaatgtaaaaaaataaaaggtattGCAAGGGAATTGTCAGGTTGGGAAAAAGCTTTTACCCTGAATACTTGGGTTGGCGTATAAATAACAACCAAATGGAACGTCTTCAACCGCAATAAATAATTTGTCCGAACCAAGGTAGAGGTTTCCCACAAGGAACATGTGGGAGGCCATCATGTGCTTTTAATGTTAATATGAAAGTATAAATGATTGTCATACACTGAAAGGAGACCACTTAAGAGTAGTGGGTGGTTAGCCTACATGCCATGAAACATCTCAAGGCACGCTAGTAGAATAGTAGGCGGTATTGTGTTAAAGACTCGGACCAGAAAAGCCCAGAAGAGCTCAGCTCCTGGGAAAAGTGATTTGAAAAACACATGCTCAAGAGGGAGAAATATGCTGAAATACTATCATACTAAATCAGAACATATTCTCATTAACTATAAATACTCATTTGAGTCACCGCTGATACCCAGAGAAACACGGCTCCCCTTTAACCGGGGGTCCGCTTCGCCCCGCTCATGTTGGACTGACAAGTGCCAGAACCTTCCGTGGAAAAAGTTtggtattttgtattttattcaaaCAAACTTGCCTCGGGCTCACGTGTCCAGGTTCCTGACTGAACTCCTGAGTTCAGtcaggaacccccccccctcccccccaaccccaccctctccaccctcccccccaaccccaccctccccaccctctccaccctccccaccctctccaccctctccaccctctccaccctccccaccctccccaccctccccaccctctccaccctctccaccctccccaccctctccaccctctccaccctccccaccctccccaccctctccaccctctccaccctctccaccctccccaccctctccaccctctcctcttgCGAGACACGTTGGGCCATACATTGTATACAAACGTGTCACACAAATATGTTTGGATGGCCGCCGCCAAACAACAAAGTGGATGTTGCCCCAGGACTGGAGATTTTGTGTGATGGAGCACGAGGGGACGAGAGATAAATcggggatgttttgttttttgtgaacccctccctcccctcattcCTTCCCGTGCCCCGGCTGATAGGGAGGATGATGGGTACGCCATGTGCACAGATGTGCACAGATGTGCACAGATGTGCCCAGCAGTGTGAGATTAAGGACAGGCTCATGAACCAAGTGGATCATCCGGgagaccaaaaaaataaaaaggctgATGAGGTGGAACCACCGAGTCCTATTCATCTTAATAGTTTTTTCAAGGGAGGGATGAGAATTTTCCGTTCCGAAAAGCCCTGACTGCCCATGAGCGAGCGTTTTCGAAACGATACCCTTTGCATGGTATGAAAATGAGAATGTGTcatttttttccccctggcaAACACTTTGCTGCTATGTGAATATTTTGATAactcatttctgtgtgtgtgtgtgtgtgtgtgtgtgtgtgtgtgtgtgtgtgtgtgtgtgtgtgtgtgtgtgtgtgtgtgtgtgtgtgtgtgtgtgtgtgtgtgtgtgtgtgtgtgtgtttccttctctgCTCCTGGAAGGGGGCTTTTCGATGGGTGGAGCCATGGCGCTACACCTAGCTTGTCGCTACCATCCCGAGGTGGCGGGAGTTTTTGCCCTGTCCAGCTTCCTGAACAAGGATTCTGTTGCGTATAAGGTACAGTCGCGTGTGACGATATGGCGATTTGAAAGGGTTTCGAGCTGTTAATCCGTGTAGGATAGTCTGGGGGTTAGGGTCTTTGAACCCCAATATCCGCAGCCAATCGGCTGGCTTCCCTGAGCAGGATGCTTAAGGCACCATACCAATCCCGGTTTacctctcctggcttcactaaaacatcCAGTACCAATATCATTGGTCAAAAAATGACTTAGGTGTGCCGATTCTGCCTGAGAGCATAACAAGGACGTCCATGGAGATTCACAGTTTTTCCACAAACTCCATACTGAGGCTATGCGTCTCTCCTCCAACCCCGCAGGCGGTGGAAGAGAGGGCGAGGGTGGGCGGCGGTCTCCCCGAGCTCCTGCAGTGTCACGGGACCAGCGACGACCTGGTCCTGCACCAATGGGGAGAGGACACGGCAGCACTGCTGAAGAAGGCTGGCATGGCCAGCACCTTCCATTCCTTCCCGGGGCTCCACCACCAGCTGTGTCAACCCGAGGTGGAGCTGCTGCGCTCCTGGGTCCTCACCAAGCTTCCCCCCCTCcagcctgacccctgacccccctctgCCATAACCCTCAACAGACCaagagctttattggcatggaaaataaacattgacaCTGCCGAAGCTGCAAACTGCCTCTCTCAAACTCGATAGCCATTCAGATACTGTCAATAAAAACAGTAGTTTTATCTCATCTTTTTATGTTCTCAGGTTAACGTTTTCTTAATGTTTGTGATCTTGATGTGCAGACATGGGTTAGCTGTGCACGCGTCACAGAGGATTGTCACACTGGAACAGGCCTGCGTGAATTCATTCATGCACGGTCTGCCCCCGTTTGTCTTGATGGACCATATCCCTGGAGTCCTAACCTGTATCAAACGCAACAGTCTGTAGCAATCGGCTACAGTTATTATGTCACAGCTTTGGCTCCCCCTTAATCACTTTCTCGTCTTCACATGGGAACGGTTCTTGTGAGATGTGTTCAACTTGTGTCTGAACATGAGGACTGTTGGAAAGAGATCTTTGATGTTCATTGGAATATTCCTCCTACTTTTCTGCTGCGGCTAGCAGTGAAGGTGAGGGCTACACAGTGCAAAGGCGTGGAAGGAACTGAATGAATAACACTGCTATGATGTTGATTAAGGGTCCACTAACATGAGGCAGGCTGTCAAAACCATTGCCTGTGCACACTTGCACTTGAATTCCTATGTGCGCCACACATTGGCCTGCATCCTTCTCCTTTAATTaactctagtgtgtgtgttaagaagCCACTCCAGATAGCAGGAAAGGGAACTGAGATagaggaaggaggtcagggATACTCTCTCCCACTGCAAAGCCAACCGTTTTCAGCTCCATGTGTAGCTTTCATGTGGTGCACGGTGCATAATATGCACACAATTAGTATCCATATCATTCCCTTCTGTATATTAATGTGGGGAAAGCAAAATCTGTTTCTGACATTGCCAACATCCCCAATAAAAACCATCAAGCAATGATTTTGCCTGTATTTCACTGAAATTGGCGAGCAAATAGGAGATTGCTGCCTGTCTTCAACAAAGACATGTGAAATAAAGTCACACAGACACTATTTTCTTCTTAAACATCTGTATGATAGAGCTGAGGTTTTGCAGTGGGCATTTCACAGGGGATCCCTGCAATAAGAAAACCAGAATGACTTTGGCCTTGTCCTCTTAAGCATCCCTGGAAACATGTTGTTGCTGAAGTGTAACACAAGGACATAAACTGTATGTATTTCACTGCAAAATAAACGCTTATTACAAAATTCGCATTCCAGCATAGAAACCTGTTTTCCAGGAAACCCTGGCTCGAACACAGTTTGGTTTTATAGTGCCAACAAGGCCATTCAAACTCACATGGGGGTTAAAACAAAAAGAGGCTTTCGCAACATCCTGTTCTAAACATTGAGGAAGTATTAACCTTCAGCATCTGTTTTTATCCCCACTGTACTTACTCCACACCAACGAGACACGTTTTCTGAACTCAGCTCCTTCGCTCCCCAGGGCAGACATACGTCGTTCCCACAACAGATTCGCACAGATCCAAGAAAGATAATGGCTCCACAAATCGTTTTAACGCTTTTTTTGCTACATGTCCTCAACCTTGTTCCTAATAcattctcttctttctttctcatcatcttctatcactctctctctctcttctctcttttctccccctTCCTGGACTGGATGGAAATGCGAGTATCGGTTGCACTCTGATTAGGCAACCTCGTTGAGATCATCTCGGGAAGGTTGGGGAGGGAGTTGACGCCGCGGGGCTGGGGGAGAGTAGAAAGGTGCACCCCATGATCGGGGTGAAAACCTGGGCCTtcgtatttttctttttcatttctggGGCGGAGGGAGTGGGAAAAGAAAAGTGTGGCCAAAGCAAACAAGAAGGAAGTTCAGAGTTTCATTCTGGGCCCGATCGCTGATTACTTCCAGCTATGTGTGAAAGAATGCTACTGTTGAGGGGCCAGCACagagccccccagccccctagcccccctcccccccatccccaaaaCCTTGTCTCCTCCTGCaaccctccccctttctctcccttagGTCCCACAATCCCCTGCTCTTGGCCTGGCACTCTCGCCTTGCCTCTTGATCCCTAAACCTCAGTCACTCCCATAACACCCCCACACCTCTCTTCCTAatctctctctactccctctctccatcccatctctctctccctctttctcttctcctggCCGGCTGAGTAGGTTTGAGGCTCAGCGGTCGTCCAGGCGTTTTATGATTTAATAATGAGAATTGATGTAGCTAATAAAGAGGACTCCTCGATGTCTACTCCTCCCTAGGTGAAGCCAGGTGAGGAAATGTCCTTGTTATTCTCTCCAGAACCCTGGGCCACTTCCCGGTACCGCCTTCTTTCACTGTTTCACTACACTTTCTCACCGCTGTCACCCATTGAAGCCTCTTTGGTTTTTGGACGCCGGTTTCTCAGGGTTTGCTGGTGACTCGCATAATGATTTGCTCTTAGTGTAAGGCTGTCATCAGAGTCAGCATGCAGCGCTGATCAGCTTAGCATTATCATATTTGGTTACGGTTGTCCCTCCAGTACCCACTCACGCCCACCCGTGTaccacctcccccacacccGGACCAAACCTCGCCCCCTGATGGTGGGACTAGGACACGCTTCACCGCCTGTGTGTCAGGGGGAAGGAATGCTAATCTGGAAGGGTTGCGGACTGTAGAGTCGAAGCGTTTTTGGCTGCCAGTTTCCACTGCGCAGTACTTTCCACGTGGAGCCCCTCCAGAGCGGCCGGGCTACAGGAGGAATTCCCGGCCGAGGGAGTCCGAAACACTGACAGACTCCAGATCAGTCATCCCCACCCCCCATTAAAAGGTCAGCGCTTGATTACCAAGCCTGGGACTCAATGCAGCCCAACTCTATCATGATTTGCAGTGATTCCCCTGTACAGTAAAAGACACATTTCTCTGGATGGATTTGAAGCCTGTTCATTTGGATCCAAGTATCTGGGGGGAGGTTATGCCCTTGCAATGGTAGGATTGCTCGTGGACatgagggggcaggggggggggggcggggggggtgttTGCACAGGAGGCCGAATGCAATGTGCAGGGATGTTGTGCCAATGCAGACATGATTGCATCATGCATTTCACTGGGAATTGGAGGGTTGCAGGAAAGGAATACCCCTTCCCACCTCAAAATTCACTCCATAGGGTATTGATTTGTAAAGTGAACGCAACCCGCCGTCATTTTCCTGGAACTACTTGTGATGATACCTATTAAGATGGTGCATTATCCCTCGGAAAGTTTCCATCTGAGGGTAAACTGCAGCCATAAAGGGTTCAAATTGGTTGTGGCCCATCTGTTCGCTTGCACGATTCTCCCCATTCCCCTTTGACCACCCTGACCCACtcattatttcttttttatgtACGGATGCGCTAAAACAGCACAGGGCCCAAGGGCGACAGCCGTTTGATGCTAAAACCAACCAGCAAACGCCATCTGTCATGCCACATCCAAAGCCAATGCCGTCAAGCCACTGTGTGGCCCATTCTGATGCTCAATTGAACACTAACGATAGCATGAAATGACGATCTACCGTATGCATACCACCACACGGCGGTCATATTCTGATGAGGTTGAACTGGCAACTAGAGAACCATCCCGAGCACAGAGCTCAAACCAAAGGAACAGGTAAGTATACAGATATGTCTCCTTCAAGCACAATATTTTCGGcttgtcttcctctctccgATTGCTTACGAGAGCAATATGTCACCCGATCTCGCTCGGAGGAGTTCCTTTCATCCGCCAACACAGGTGAGTTGTTTTACCAGCATTAATAATCTCTTTAACAACCTGCCCTCCAGCTTACACACATCCTGCCCTTAACCTTCCCCCCTGTTAACCTTCAGCCATTCATCCCGCGCACGCAGGAAACGTCTGCAGAAGCTGTAGGAACATGTTCAGTGCAAGGTGGAGTGGTTTGAAGGTTAACCGCTTCGGTTTGTTCTCAGCGAGCACTTGAGGAGCAGCTGTGACCTCGCAAATAGGCAGACGCTATAGTGGAGGTTAATCCTCTATGCTGATGACAAAAGTTTTTTAATGAAATATGTGGATGGTTCTAGAATGGGCTTGGTTGGTCAGTGTCTCCATTCCTCTGTCTTTACGGccatgtatgtctgtatgtgggtctgttttttctttcatgactTCCCACCAATATCGCTTTAAAGCAAGCGGAAGGTAGTATGACTGAGGAACGGCAAACTAGATGATAGAGGTATTAGGAAGACTGATGGACCACCCTGCTCTTCAAAGAGGGACATCTCATTTTTCCCGTTTTCTCTGTCATTCCATCTTAAAAGACATCCGTGGCAGCAGGGCTAAATACCGGGgcttgatatatatttttttacctctATAACCCAAAGGCagcagcacacaaacaccatcagAAGTCATCTAAGACCTGGCTCTGCTCCAGCTTTGTGGCCCCTTTTCTCAAATTATACCCTCCTCCTATAGGTCTACGCATTCGCCTCTCCATTACTTGGGGGAACTTTTCCACGAGAGATCATTAAATCTCTGTTTTAGCATAGCTCATCAGAAATCTTGTAATTCAATTAGAGTttgcttttttcttctttctttttttcttttctacttTTTCCCCCTGTTGCTAACAGACTGAGTTTATGGACATAAACTCAAGATTAACAAGGCTTTAAAATCCCACTCAGTACATTATGGACAAATCTGCCGCAAATAAACATGGTAAAAGCTTTTGTTTCACAACTAACTCTACAACTGGCAGTGGCGTTTGGCAAATTGAATGCCGGTTTTGTGACACTGCTGAATTGTTTGAATTGCTTTTAATATAAGTTGGCTATATAAATGTAGGACCCAACCATGGCATTCTGGAAAAATATGTCACCAGCTTATATTGTTTGGAACAGGACATGCATTGTTATCTTCGTCTGGCTTTATTAAGTCTTTTGCTTGTTTCTGCAGTTAGCACATTCATGTATTATGTGTACGGAGCATaattatccccattgaatattagAATCAAATGTGAATGAAATGTGAAATGTGATTTAATTCCAAATTCATTTCCTGCCACGCTTGTGTTATGTATGTCAAAACTGGGTACACTTTTTATTATTAGTATAATATTTAAACACTACATATTACACGCGTTGGTGATGTCATTCCATTTCTTATTTCTCTCTATATTGAACCAGCAgaggaaacacttttttctcCTCTCAGGAAGAACGAAAGAGGCATAAATGAATGCtgtaaaagaagaaaaatgcTGGTTCTTTTCTGCACCTCTATGGCCATACtgtattatgatgatgatgtcattgcCGGTTGCAGCCAAAATGCCAGCGTTTAGTCATCCAGGTATTTTCAGATGTGGTGATTTCATTACTGCCCCATGAATCACTCTGCCTTTGACCTCATatcgacagagagagaaaatgaagtGCCCATGGATGTGATGTGACAACAGCGAtcgagtttgtgcgtgtgtccttgcgtgtttatttatttgagtgtgtgcgtgtacactcTGTCCTTTGTGGGTGTTGCATGTGAGCCACAATGAGAGcacatagatagagagagggagaaagagagtgagaagagataaatagagagcgagagagagaatatagtcTGTACTGGCCTGTGATCCACACCAGCGCCGCTGATAGGTTTTCCTGTGATTGGAAAAGCAGCTGCTGGCTCCACTGAAGGATGGAGGCCATGTTGACTCATGGGCCTGTGGGTGCTGCCATGTTTTCCTTCTCTGTtatggggggaaggggagggaggtaggggagaGGGCTGGGTTTGGCAGCCGAAGCCCTTAGGGTGACAGAAACTCACTCCGTTTGCTCGGGTCCATCCAGTACCATATATTgaacgaagggggggggggggtttgcgggATCGTCCCTGCCAGAGAAAACCCAGTCGAGGCGGAGAGAGCGAAGCGGAGAGCAGGATAAACACTGAAGCGCTTCCAATCACAATAtgcccctccctgcccctgCTTATTTTTAAGAGGGATCATATTTAAATTTTGTCCTATTAACATTTCAAAGCGTGATCAAATCAAGAAATACGACACGgctccttccccctccttcaTTCCCTTGCGGAAAAGGGAAAAAGTTGATCCTCATCTGAAGAGTGAGAGTGCAGAACCTGAACGTTGCAGGAAATCTAATTTTGTGTCATTTTTTTTGGTTCGCTCGTCCATTACAAGTGATTCAATTTAGGCGTTTTCAGAGGGGGCTTTGACATTACGGAGAGACCCTGCGAGTCCTCTCTGAAGTTTATACCACTGCCCTCGGAGTCCGCCCCGTCTTCTTAAAAAGTGGGCCCCGATCCAACACATATATTATTCTAACTCTCTTACTGCCCGGAGACACTGCCTCCTGTGTGCTCTGAGGGTCTGCCGAGGCTCTCTCCCCGTCCACACTCTGCATTAGTTTTGCGGGCCCCGGCTATCTGTTCTGCAGCACCTAGGGGCCCCAGCTTATTTGCTCCCTTCCTCAACCCTTGTCTTCAATGGGCTGTCGCTGTGCTACGGCTGCAGCTATGGTTTCAGCTACCCcttatcaaccccccccccccccccccccacacacacacacacacacacacacacacgcacacccggctgttttacaatcacacacattgaTAGTTTCTGGTGATTTTATGACCAGACTCCTCCATTCTTGACAGCGGAAGAAGATGTTTGTCCCTGACCTTTAGAACTTACAATAACAAACTATCTCTCGGTAGTAGGGTGTGTGAATTCAGTCAGAGTTATGGCAGAAGACTCTGGCCTCGTGTAGACGTTGCACAGAGTTCTCATGGTTGTCCATCCTGCCCCCGGTGACACACAACACTTTTTTTCAGACAGACTGTTCTTGTATTTGTCACAGGCTTTCCGAATGGCCGTCTCTTGGCAGATCCACACGCACCGCTTGTGTGTGACTTCGGGTGCCAGGATTGGTGGAGGCGTTTGCTGGGCGTGTTATTTATGAGCTCAGTAATTGTTTTACCAGAGGAACtgttcattttatatttttttattttttcatggtttttattttatttatagtcTCATAGTAAAAACCATAGCTCTTATGTAATGCATTCTTCTCAGGGCGCGCTGCCTCTGTCCGTTTGATCTGTTGAACTGAAAAGGCTTTTTTTGATGCCTTTCATATGGTAAAAGGTTATTGTCTGAATACCCTttgatatagtgtgtgtgtgaccgatGTCTTCTTTCCTGCCTACGCTTGTGTATGTACTGAAGTCagggtgagtgtgcgtgtgtgtgtgtgtgtgtgtgtgtgtgtgtgtgtttgcgtgtgtgtgtgtgtatttcttttaaATAATAGCATATGTACtggacaaaataaataaaggaaataaacTTTAAATTGCTATTGGATTACAGTAGTCGGTTAAGGACATTTTGATCACCTTGCATGGAGTGTATCAAACCATGATTACCAcccataaataaaaatacatcatCTGACCAGTAACCGTTCTCAGTGTGGTCTGAAAGAGATTTGCCATTCTCAGGGATACACGTCACGAAGCCTCAACCCGTACTGCGGGGTGCATCCATCCATAAAGAATCGGCTCCTACTCACTCAACAAACAATAGTATATTTATCTTCGTCTCCACAGCCTCTGCAGGGAAGCGCTCCGTCGCTTGAAGGGTCGTCTGAAACACAGTGTTTGCCCTGAGGCCTAGACGTATAATTTCATTGCGCCGCTGAAATCTCAAAGAGCGTATGTTGAAGAGAGTGATGTCGTCAGCAATCCACgacccagcctcccccccccaccacaatccccaaagactgtgtgtgagtatgtgtgtggggttgtgctTTTTGGTTTGTATTGCTGTCTTTGGCTATAAgtatgtttctatgtgtgtgtgtgcgtgtgtgtgtgtgaatttgtgtgtcttggtgtgtcTTGATGGCTGTGCCTTTTTCAAGTACGttgcttgtgttgtgtgtgggtgtatgtgtctttatgtgtgtgtgcgtttgtgtgtgattaagtgtttgtgtgaaccaaagtatgcagtgtgtgtgtgagtgtgtgtgtgtttgtgtgtgtgtgtgcctgagcgtatgtatgtgggtgtgtgtgcgtgtgtgtgtgtgtgtgtggttagcagGGAGCGGTTTACAGTCGTATATGTGCGAGATATGCCACACATCCCTGGCTCAGTGGTTCCGACATAGTTGCGCCGCCATCTCCGTCACGACGGTAAGTCATCGGGGCAGACAGTGTGTCTGATCCCGGTCTGTGGAAGACCCCAGGAACTAACCACCAGGACAGtcatacgtctctctctctcgctcaatgTTGACAATTGGAGATGCAAAAatacatatgtaaaaaaaaaaaaaggaagaaaagttGGGTTTGTGTGGGACCTGCTCGCCACTGACGTAAGTGGTGTGTGATGAAGACGTTGGTCTGCCCGAGTATAATTTTCCCCAGCGTCTGGTCGCAGCGGGGCTAACTCACCACTGTGcgggtggaggggtgagtgCAGCACACCCGCAGATAGTTGgagagtgaaggaggaggagaggggaaaaaagAACGGTATAGAcccaggcagacggacagacagagggacattgTGTTTCCACGGTATTCAACGTCCTCCCCTTAATTACCTCTTGTCTGAAAAACCAAACCATGAGCGCCGTTTCATGTTGTGAATTCAGATTTGATTATCTGatagacac from Gadus morhua chromosome 11, gadMor3.0, whole genome shotgun sequence carries:
- the lyplal1 gene encoding lysophospholipase-like protein 1, translated to MAAAQKLQRCVVSPTGKHSASIIFLHGSGDTGQGLRGWVRDVAVPDLAFGHIRVVYPTAPARPYTPMRGALSTVWFDRHKISRDSPEHLESVNAMCGALGRVIEEEVKAGVPKHRMIIGGFSMGGAMALHLACRYHPEVAGVFALSSFLNKDSVAYKAVEERARVGGGLPELLQCHGTSDDLVLHQWGEDTAALLKKAGMASTFHSFPGLHHQLCQPEVELLRSWVLTKLPPLQPDP